A single window of Dermacentor albipictus isolate Rhodes 1998 colony chromosome 1, USDA_Dalb.pri_finalv2, whole genome shotgun sequence DNA harbors:
- the LOC135915284 gene encoding U3 small nucleolar RNA-associated protein 15 homolog: MADFRGVQIYSYPRAGVKVTEDNVYWKRLSLPVTIKDIGSINNVDISLQEPHAFAITCSSRVRVFNPVSREITCQFSKFSKAACGGIFRADGSLIAAGGEDGAVKIFDVKTRSLLRQFTGHKGPTQRVAFTRGGTQLLSFSDDSTVALWDIPGQTRLLSLDAHDDYVRSGSVCKANPDIVLSGSYDHTAKVFDLRTADPVVTVNHGSPVESVLMFPTGGIFLTAGGPHIRVWDVVAGRILAQVTQHHKTVTCLKLASNGQRLLSGSLDRHVKVFDVATYQVVHTLDYPSPILSLDISPQDKVLVVGMTSGLISVQRRKSENVKEVAPAKRKRSSSYFQETHSDPGFVPREGDAVVSERTVQKMAKYNTFLRKFQVSKALTQALRDAMFTREPQIAVAVMQELIRRRALKSALAGRSGKDLDELMLFVTKYVSDPRFSRIVLDVATLMVEVYYPAPPPDVTW; this comes from the coding sequence ATGGCGGACTTCAGAGGCGTACAAATATATTCGTATCCACGTGCGGGCGTTAAAGTAACTGAAGACAATGTGTACTGGAAGCGACTTTCCCTGCCGGTGACCATCAAGGACATCGGATCCATCAACAACGTTGACATTTCGCTCCAGGAGCCGCATGCCTTCGCAATCACATGTTCGTCGAGGGTGCGCGTGTTCAACCCCGTCAGCCGCGAGATCACATGCCAGTTCTCCAAGTTCTCGAAGGCGGCTTGCGGCGGCATATTTCGCGCTGACGGCAGCCTCATCGCCGCCGGTGGCGAGGACGGCGCCGtgaagatcttcgacgtcaaGACGAGGTCTCTGCTGCGGCAGTTCACGGGCCACAAGGGTCCCACGCAGCGCGTCGCTTTCACCCGCGGCGGCACACAGCTGCTCAGTTTTTCGGATGACTCTACCGTCGCCTTGTGGGACATTCCGGGCCAGACCAGGCTGCTGTCCCTCGACGCGCACGATGACTACGTGCGCTCCGGTTCCGTGTGCAAAGCCAACCCGGACATAGTGCTCTCCGGTTCGTACGACCACACCGCCAAGGTGTTCGACCTGAGGACTGCCGACCCCGTCGTTACCGTAAACCACGGCTCCCCCGTCGAGTCGGTGCTCATGTTTCCTACGGGGGGCATCTTTCTCACGGCGGGGGGACCGCACATAAGGGTGTGGGACGTGGTGGCCGGTCGAATACTGGCCCAAGTGACGCAGCACCACAAGACCGTCACGTGCCTGAAGCTCGCCAGCAATGGGCAGCGCTTGCTGTCCGGCTCGCTCGATCGACACGTCAAGGTGTTCGACGTCGCCACGTACCAGGTGGTCCACACGCTCGACTACCCTTCTCCGATACTCTCCCTGGACATCTCGCCGCAGGACAAAGTCCTCGTTGTCGGCATGACGTCGGGACTCATCTCCGTACAGAGGCGGAAGAGCGAAAACGTGAAAGAAGTCGCACCCGCGAAGCGCAAGCGATCGTCATCTTACTTCCAGGAGACTCACAGCGACCCTGGCTTTGTGCCTCGCGAAGGTGATGCCGTGGTTTCTGAGCGAACGGTGCAGAAAATGGCCAAGTACAACACGTTCCTGAGAAAATTCcaagtctcgaaagcgctcaccCAAGCCTTGCGGGACGCCATGTTCACGAGGGAGCCGCagatcgccgtcgccgtgatgcaGGAGCTGATTCGAAGGCGAGCCCTGAAGTCTGCCCTTGCAGGCAGGTCGGGGAAGGACCTGGACGAACTCATGCTGTTCGTAACGAAGTATGTCAGCGACCCTCGCTTCTCTAGGATCGTGTTAGACGTTGCCACACTGATGGTTGAAGTgtattacccagcacctccaccagatgtcacgtggtag